In Propionispora vibrioides, the sequence TTTCCCGGTCTACCTTACGGCTATTGCAAATAACACCGCCTAGCCGCACACCGCTTTGTTTAGCGTATTTCAGCAGGCCTTTGCAAATATTATTGGCTGCGTAAATGGCCATCATTTCGCCGGAAGCAACAATATAAACCTCCTGCGCCTTGCCATCCCTGATCGGCATGGCAAATCCGCCGCAGACAACGTCACCAAGTACGTCAAAAAACACAAAATCCAAATCATCTGTATAGGCGCCATTTTTCTCCATCAGGTCAATAGCCGTGATAACACCCCGACCGGCACAACCAACTCCCGGCTCGGGACCACCCGATTCCACACAACGGATTCCCAGATAACCGTCTTTTACCACTCTATCGGTGGTAATTTTGTCTTCCCCTTCGTCACGCAGCATATCCATCAAGGTTTTTTGGTTCATTCCCCCTAAAATCAGCCGGGTTGAATCAGCCTTGGGATCGCAGCCGTGGATAAATACCTTTTTATCGTAAAAATGAGCCATAGCTCCTGCCGTATTTTGCTGGGTCGTGGATTTACCAATTCCGCCTTTACCATAAATCGCAATTTTTCTTGGCATGTGTATGCCCTCCTTTTAAATTAACAGATTTTTTAAAATTATAGTTGAAATTCAAAATACTTCCCGTTATAATAGAAACAGGCAAATTAAATAAACCTAGTGCCACTGGGTTTAACAACGGCTTTGCGGATATTCGTGGTATCCTCAAAGCTTTTGTTTTTAAAGCATATATGGACGATATATCCTCAGCTCCTTCCGGTACAGTTATTTTTGCCTATTAACCAGCTCTAACAGTCTTCTTTTGATAACCACCCCCTTTCATTTCAATAAAGCTACCTTTTTCTCTAAGAACACCTTGAAACTCCCTGCCTGTTTTGCTATAATGCAAAATGGGCAAATCAAATAAACTTAGTGCCACTGAGAATAGGAGATTTACCTCTGCTTCATGGATATTCGTGGTATCCATGAAGCTTTTATTTTTAGCGTTAAATAGTTAGCCGCCAGGCAAGACTGCTTTCTTTACCCGCTATATTCGTGGTATCGCGAGTAAAACGGCCTGCTGTAAAAAAGGGGTATCAATGAACCGTTCCGGTTCATTGATACCCCTTCGTATCTGCCAGGCAAAGTACTGCCAAACACCCTGCTCCAGAGAATATTAAACTTGCTTTTGTCTTATAATACTACACCAAATCCATAGAGTCAATATGTTTTAGTTAATTTAATTTGTTTTTGTTGATTTAGTTTATCTAGTTAGTATCTGTGTATAAATAAAAACAAGGATCTCTTTAACAGATCCTTGTTTTTATGATTAATCGGCAAACAATGCCTGGCTGAACGCCGCCGGATCAAAAGGACGCAAATCCTGTAGCCCTTCACCGATACCGATCCAGCGAACGGGAACATTCAATTCCGACTTGATGGCAATCACCACGCCACCCTTGGCCGTACCGTCCAGCTTGGTCAGAACCAAGCCGGACACGGCAGCGGCTTCGCCAAACAGTTTGGCCTGGTTTACAGCGTTCTGACCGGTAGTTGCATCCAATACCAGCAAGGTGCTGTGCGGCGCTCCCGGCAGCTCCCGGTTGATAATCCGATAGATTTTTTTCAGTTCCTCCATTAGGTTGGACTTAGTATGCAGCCGTCCCGCCGTATCAATAATCAGCACATCCACTTTTCGTGCCTTAGCCGATTGGACGGCGTCAAACACTACGGCCGCCGGATCGGAACCCTCCGTATGCTTGATAACCTCCGCTCCGATCCGGCCGCCCCAGATTTCCAATTGTTCAATGGCCGCAGCACGGAAGGTATCGCCGGCCGCCAGCATGACCGTCTTACCCTGCTCCCGGTAGTAATTGCCCAGTTTGCCGATGGTGGTCGTTTTTCCCACACCGTTAACTCCTACCACCATAATCACCATGGGCGGCTGTACCTCGGGCTCCGCCGTTTCACCATTCATTAAAATAGCACTGATTTTCTCCTGCAAAAACGGCTTTAATTCTTCC encodes:
- the ftsY gene encoding signal recognition particle-docking protein FtsY, which translates into the protein MGFFDKLKVGLEKTRKGLTEKIEQLIVGYADIDDEFLDDLEAILLTADVGVKTTAQLLSDVRAGIKNKQIQSPEELKPFLQEKISAILMNGETAEPEVQPPMVIMVVGVNGVGKTTTIGKLGNYYREQGKTVMLAAGDTFRAAAIEQLEIWGGRIGAEVIKHTEGSDPAAVVFDAVQSAKARKVDVLIIDTAGRLHTKSNLMEELKKIYRIINRELPGAPHSTLLVLDATTGQNAVNQAKLFGEAAAVSGLVLTKLDGTAKGGVVIAIKSELNVPVRWIGIGEGLQDLRPFDPAAFSQALFAD
- the nifH gene encoding nitrogenase iron protein, which codes for MPRKIAIYGKGGIGKSTTQQNTAGAMAHFYDKKVFIHGCDPKADSTRLILGGMNQKTLMDMLRDEGEDKITTDRVVKDGYLGIRCVESGGPEPGVGCAGRGVITAIDLMEKNGAYTDDLDFVFFDVLGDVVCGGFAMPIRDGKAQEVYIVASGEMMAIYAANNICKGLLKYAKQSGVRLGGVICNSRKVDREREFLEEFTAAIGTQMIHFVPRDNIVQKAEFNKKTVVEYDADCNQAKEYGELARKIIENDKFVIPKPLTMDALEAMVVKYGISD